Part of the Henckelia pumila isolate YLH828 chromosome 2, ASM3356847v2, whole genome shotgun sequence genome is shown below.
gatataccttcgtccgttgtcatcccgctgatgtcgaatgcccTAGAGCTTGGGCATAGCCTTGCTACGACCCCTTGACACCTCGCCAAAGCTCTGCTGCTTGGAAACTACTACGAACATTGTCTGTTATCTATGAAAatactactacctactccaactcttaaataaagagtcccgaagcccttaaaatagagccattacgGGAGAGGAGAGGTTTCTCAGTGATTTTCAAATGAGCCTctcgacccctatttatagagcaGGAGACGCTCCGATCTCCAGATCGGACACTCCGATCTGCGTATGCATGCCACGTTCCGATCGGTCCAGATGGGACGCTCAGATCCCCACTTTGGAGGCTCCAATCTCATGCACGCAGCTACATGTTCAAATCTCATTGCCATGTGCATGACTCTACAATTGGACGCTCTGATAtctgttcggacgctccgatttGCCCCGTAGCTTCCGAATTCCTTCGTTGgatccgatcctgttcggaccCTTCAAACtcagtttggatcctccgaacttcCCGAACCcaattgttagaacctaatgtgGGAATTTAGGTTATATTGGCTcatttagcaatttaaagcgattttGCAAATACGCAAGTGAAAGacttaaatcaatcaaaataataaaGGCAATAATAAGTAAATAAATGCGATAAGTAAATAAAGCGGTAAATGAGAGAGGATATGTTTAttaaagttcgacgataaatcgtctacgtctccccttcttggttaaggtcgattaaccaaggtatCACTAGCACTTTGTCTTGGCCTTGTTGGCTCCAAGTATAGCCAATACAATAACACCATCACCGTGTCTCTTGGCCTTGAtgactccaaggatagccgaTACAACTCACAACACTTGCCTTAAGGGATCCAAGCATAGCCTCacaacaactcaaaataaaCTCGGCTTCACACTCGAGTATTTACAACAATGATATTTTTCAAGCACTATACAACTCGATATCTAAATATATTTGAGGGACTTGAAATAGGCTTCAAATGCTTGAAATATTGCTCGAATAATGCTTGAAATAATGAGAGATTCGAAGGTGAGTTGGTTGATGTAAATGGTCtcggaatgcctctatttatagtgctgAATCGGgtgagatcggaccgtccgatctgggcttcggagcctccgagCTGTGctgattcaaattcaaaattatgCGGATGTGGCACTGTTTGGACCGTCCGAGCTGGGGATCAGATCGTCCGATCGGTTGCATTAAATTCCCGGTCTGGAAAAtttcttccgacaaaatctATCAATGCCGTAAAGAGATACCGtccgatcatgacttcggatcctccaaactccAATCTTCGTGGCCTCCGAACTTGACTccgaaaaatataaaaatgcTGGAAATACttcagaccgtccgaactctTGAACTTCGTAGCCTCTGAACCATCCTCCGAAGAATAACAAATTTTGGGAAATACTTCGGACTGTCGATCCTAGATCGGATCGTCGGAACTCAGCCTTCGCAGCATCCGAACTAACTTCCGAACTATTATAAAATTCCGGGGAAAtcatcggatggtccgaaccctCTTTGGACCCTCTGAAGTCTGCAATTCCGAAcacttaaaaatttttattcaatttttggCTATTGGTACTtgcttttaatatttttatttgacaAGAATTTTTAATATCTGCAAATTttttactttaaaatattagtaacaattaacctagttttgtaatcatcaaaacataatattttgagacttgttaatgcattaaaaacattaatctcacaacactagatttgtatgcgtttaaggtgTAACACCAATTAAACCCATTTCCTACTTTTGGATGTTCTAGGTCCGATTTCTTGGTTCGTTTAATCATATACAAAAATTTcttaaccatgttttattaaatctaaacatgattagaaaattattcttgtaaaatagaaccggGGTACTATAAGCAGGGGATCAAAAAATTCACTAGATTTATTGGGAGAGGATATGTCTTCCTGTTTCGGAAGGTGGGCAGGGTATTCAGAGACTAAAGGATTCAGTGGCGGCCTTTTATATTAATCTTGGATAAGATTCAGAACAGTTGACTCTATCTGGAGTAGATTTTTATACAGCAGATACTGCAAGAGGTCGCCTCCTGCAACTGTCAATATTCTGCAAAATGACTCTCCCACTTGGAGAAGGATGATGAAGATTAGAAACAGAGCTGAGAGGGATCTCGGATGGGTCCTAGGAGATGGGAATATTAGTTCTGGTCTGATTCTTGGTTTTCAGATGGGTCGTTGGCTTCGATGGTTCCTGTTCAGGGACAGTCTGATAGGAAGGTTAATTGGTTTTGTGATGAGAGGAGTTGGAATTTAGAAAAGCCACTTCTTGTTGTTCCGGAAGAGGTATCTTGGCAAATAAGGTGCCTATTCACCCATTGAATTTGGATAGAGCTTCTTGGAAGCAGTCCACTACTGGCAGGTTTTCTGCAAAATCTGCTTGGGAGGTGGTGCGTTATAATAAACCAGTTATTGATTGGTTTAAAAGTTGCTGGTCCAAGCTCCTTCGTCCATccatttatattttttgttagAGATGGTATTTTAGGCGGTTGCCCATTGATGACATCCTTCGGATTCCAGGGCTCTCTTTGGCGTCAATGTGTCAGTGTTGTCGGGGACATGAGACATTTGATCACAAATTTTTCTCAATTATTCCAGCTACTACGGTGTAGAGACATTATTCTCAAGAGTTTGTTATTCAACATCctcataatttttataattggaAGGTGGGATCAGATTGGAGAAAGGATGGGCACATCAAGGAATTGATCCATTTTCTTATTATCTGGTTCCTTTGAAAAGCAATGAATGAGCAGAAACACAGAGGGGCTCGCATCTTGGCATCCAGAATCATTATCATCAATTGTTTCGATTGATCATGTAGGTATATTGCGGGCTGGTAATTGGAATGGATGCGGATTGGTAGCTAATCGATTGGGGTTGGAGCAACGTTTtactcaaaatatatttattcggGTGGTGCGTTGGACTCCTCCAATTGGTTATTACACGGAACCCGgcccattgtcatccctagaTGTGGTGTGTTATAATAATCGATATATGACATTGTTTCTTTAGATTAGTAATAACTAGGTATTGATCAGGATATCACAGATAATGATATGACTTTCGGTGCATTGTACAAGTTATGTTCAGTTTGATGTCTTGTTTCGGATTCTGTTTGTCTCGTGTCTTGACTCTTGTCGCGGCATGTTCTGCAACATGTGACTTTCGAACTCATAATATTATATGtacattttgatatttttgtgtACGATTGACCCCTACTTGCTGAGTGTTTACCCAAACACTCACCTCTTACTTTTTTTTTCAGATGAGAATGAAGAGGAACTTGAAGAGGAAGAGCATAGCTAATACTGGACtgtaagaaaagaaaaatagaaGTGCTGCtattatttgagttttttttatcattattaTGATAAGTTTTATCTTGAGCTGATGTATTTGATTTATGATTTGCATTATGAAATGTAAGAACAAATTTAGTCATGAAATAATATgcttatttttttgttaaaatttgTACTATGagacatattattttttaactttATTTGAAATCAACATGCCTAAGTCTCGGAACGTGACACTATATGTAATATAGTATTTTTAAGTCTAAACctatattttaaaatcaatCTAAGATGGGTCTTGTATCCCCCAATTGTTCCTTGGAAGGAGGGAGCCGTGCAATTCTCATATGTTCCACATACTACTTTAAAAATTATTGCATCTCTCATTGTTTTAATCAATCAATGCTTTGACCTTTAATAAAGCATTTCGATTCTTGAAATATATGCTATTCAATACACtactaaattattttttaaatatcatTTTGTTTACCTATAACAAAAACAATGTGGGCTCCGTCTTACAATAAAATCAATACTTCAAACGTACAATAGGAAAAGCATGTACAATCATTAAATTCACACAAATGATACCCAAAACACTAATACAATGACAATATCTCTTATTATCACAATCTTGCTAATCCAACATTTCTCTTTCTATAATTCGATCCTATTCGAGATCTTGTATCTGAAATTTACAGTAAATAGAAGAAAATAGAGGTTGTCTTTAAAGATTTAGTGAAGGAATAAACGGGCTTTATACATTTATAACAAGACAAACAATATCAGTGTAGTAATTCAATATGAGATGTCATGTATTAATAAGAGCGCATCAATACAAAGTATCCTGTCAAGTGAAAAATGCAGTGATTGTTCAAGATTCTGAAGTGAATATGTTAGGCTAAAGAGATGACTCCCACTAACATTTGGTGTAACACTTTTCTCCACGTATTCAAACAAGATCCGAACAATCGATCATTTACGAGCCAAtgtaaactcacattttcgtaCCGAAGTCACATTATTTATTGGACTAGCAATCCGGTACATAGACCGTTGTCCATGCTCAATTCATTCAATctttcattcattcattcaattagTAGCCAATAACCGATCGATAACCAGTGAGGAACCAAAAACAATCCAGAGATCAAATATGCAGGACAATGTGATCAATAAATTTGACATGCACAATATGCTACAATATTTATCTATAAATGAGTACTTTATAAAGTTTACTATAAATTCTAGGTCAAATGCCAAAATACTCATAATTGAAGAAATCGATGGTACACCTCACCTCAATTATTTACTATTCTGGTCCGATCAATGAGCCCAAACCAATGTAAATTTTTATAAACATAATTTGAGTGATTTTACACACGTAGAACTGAAAGTGGatgtttttactttttaaaacTCATTTTTGACCAAAATTAATAACGGAAAGTCTTGgttaaaactttaaaaaaataattacacgtttttcaaaaataaattatattaattaaagaaataaaaaatactaaTAAATATACAAATTAgactatatatttgaaaaaacaaatcaaaTGTATGCAATTGGGTACATAGTGGTATCATATCATCGAAATTCAAATACAATACAATTCCAATTCTGACCACAATTAAACTTGGATCAAGGCATCATTAatcataaacaaaaaaaaaaatccttaaTTACACCAATCATTCACTTGTTTCTTTTGTCTTTTTTGGCCTCGAGACCATAAACAGTCAAATGCTTCCACTTCACGTAGTAAAGAACCTCAACTTTCAACGCACACACAGGCGGCGCGTCGGATCACCTCCGGCAGATCCGCCGCCCTACTCCACTCCCCGGCGGcgatatcatacaccatcaccAGTCTCTCTCTGAACCCTCTCTCCAGCCTCCCGCTCCGCCGCAGCAAGTCATCGATGCAGCCCACCACCTGTATCAACACCACCTTCTCCGCCACCCCCACGCAGCTGAACCTCACCGTGCTGTCCACCCGAACCTGCGGCGGCACCGGCGGACATTTCAACCGACACCACTCTCCGAAGCTCTTACTTTTCCTCGACCCGTTGAATTTCCAGAACGAGAGCTCCACCGCGTGGCTCGAGAGGATGTATATGTGTTCGTCAGAGGAGCAAGCCGCCACCACGCAGCCGCCGCCGGGGACTGCTCGGCTTCTCAGCCAACCACGCGCGGCCACGTCGTATAAATCCATCGAGCTGGCGTAGACATGCGTCATTTCCGCCCCAAGTGAACCACCGTCGTTCAGAGACGCGCCGCCGATCTTCAAGCCGCCGATGACGTAGAACACCCCATCCACCGAAGCTCCGATGCATCCATACCTTCTTCTCGGCGCGTCGGACACCGCACGCCACGCATTCTCATCCGGGTCATACTCCTCAACCGTCGACAGTCTGGCAGAACCACCGGCGACGTATATCCTCCCTTCAACCGCGGCGGCGGCAAATTTCTTCCTCTGC
Proteins encoded:
- the LOC140884166 gene encoding F-box/kelch-repeat protein At5g26960, coding for MSSSSETCSSRHFSWLIKSCFPDPHHPSPLSSAAATTISSLPDDLLLECLSRVPHSSLPCIPCVCRRWGYLLNSPAFHVLRLRHSLVFSTLFCVSISSSALFTATLRLDFPLWKVSSFVLSSDGSGFDLGNGSNFSLFSHFRLVSIGRKIYVIGRTAMLRCDTWTGTLVTKPGMGLQRKKFAAAAVEGRIYVAGGSARLSTVEEYDPDENAWRAVSDAPRRRYGCIGASVDGVFYVIGGLKIGGASLNDGGSLGAEMTHVYASSMDLYDVAARGWLRSRAVPGGGCVVAACSSDEHIYILSSHAVELSFWKFNGSRKSKSFGEWCRLKCPPVPPQVRVDSTVRFSCVGVAEKVVLIQVVGCIDDLLRRSGRLERGFRERLVMVYDIAAGEWSRAADLPEVIRRAACVCVES